GATGGGGACCACTTTCGGGTAACCGGCGGGGGTGAAGCCGGACCAGCCGAGATTCATCCCGGGTTTGAAGAACTGGACGGTCTGCTCAGGGGTCATCACCTTGTTGAGCAGCGACTTGCAACGTACCCGGTCTTGCAGTGTACCGTAATCAGACATCTCTCTCCTCCTGCTGTAGTGTGGCGGTGGCGCCCGAAATGGTGCGTTCCGAACAGGTTCACTCGGGCCAATTTAAGGCAGATTCAAATGCTTTCAGGAAAACCGGCTCTGGGAGCCGAATATCATTAAAAACAGGAATTTATAAATAAAATCACCAGGTAGGGCGTGGCGGCGAAATCGGCTCGGCGACGATTTTAAAATTCCGTTATACGAATGCCGTTTTTTATATAATGGCGTAAACGGCAAGTCAAGCAAAAAGAGTTCTTATCCCATTTGTGGTATTCGGTCAGCCTGAATTTTTTCCTGGGGCGGAAAATAAAAAAAGCGCCATTATCTGCATGGCGCTTTCGGGTGGCTGGATGGCGGGGATCAGTCGAGCTTGCCAGCGATTTTTTGTGCCTCCTTGATGTATTTGCTCTGCGGGAATTCATTGAAAAGAGTGTTGAAGGCGGCGTCCGCCTGCTGGCGCTCGCCGATTTTCAGGTAGGCCTGTCCCAGGTAGAAATAGACCCGGTCCCGGTGGGCGTAGTCGGGATAGAGTGAGAAAATGCCCTGCATCCGGTGGATGGCCGCCTGGTAGGCGCCGGTACGCAGGTAGAAGTGTCCGACCTGGAGCTCGTGTTCGGCCAGGCGGTCACGGCACCGGGCAATGAGAACTTGCGCCTCCGGCTTTTTCGGGTCGGCGGGAAATCGCTTCACCAGGCTTTCAAAGGTTGCCAAGGCGTTGCGGGTCGCCGTCTGATCCCGGTCCGCGGCGAGTATCTGGTTGTAGTAGGACATCCCCAGTTGGAAGAGGACCTGTGGGGTGCGCTCGTGGTCGGGGTGCTGCTTGAGAAAGTCTTCATAGGCCGCCGCCGCTTCGACGAACTCTTTCGCCAGAAAATGGGCCTCGGCGATCTTCAACTCCGCCACAATGTTGAGTTCGGGAGAGAAAAAGGCTTCCCGCACCTTTTCCCACGAGGCGATGGCCTGCTCGTATTGCCCATTGTCGAAATAGCGTTCGCCTTCCTGCAGATAATACTCGGCCGTTTTTGGCTGGGTGGCCTTGGTGGAGGCGCATGCGGTAGCGAGGAGCAAGAAAACCGCCAGAAAAAGCAATCGTTTCATCGAGGGTCTACCCTTTGCGTCA
Above is a genomic segment from Desulfuromonadales bacterium containing:
- a CDS encoding outer membrane protein assembly factor BamD; its protein translation is MKRLLFLAVFLLLATACASTKATQPKTAEYYLQEGERYFDNGQYEQAIASWEKVREAFFSPELNIVAELKIAEAHFLAKEFVEAAAAYEDFLKQHPDHERTPQVLFQLGMSYYNQILAADRDQTATRNALATFESLVKRFPADPKKPEAQVLIARCRDRLAEHELQVGHFYLRTGAYQAAIHRMQGIFSLYPDYAHRDRVYFYLGQAYLKIGERQQADAAFNTLFNEFPQSKYIKEAQKIAGKLD